One genomic window of Kosmotoga olearia TBF 19.5.1 includes the following:
- a CDS encoding trans-sulfuration enzyme family protein, with amino-acid sequence MVENKDLHFDTLAIHAAEKTDQNQALNPPIYMTSTFTFTDLQQADDTFSFKRKAFVYTRGGNPTINLFEARMAALESGVDSVAFASGMAAITSVLLSFVKNGDEILAHRNLYGSTFGATAHLFPNYGIITRYVNMSDLKQVEKSITPKTKVLYLETPTNPSLEIIDIAELSKIARNYGIKVVVDNTFATPYFQKPLELGADVVVHSATKYISGHGDVVAGVAISKDQEYIHRLKFGYMCELGGVLSPFNAWLLLRGLKTLSLRMKRHEENAMAIVRYLKNHPLVEKIMYPGLEEHPGHELARKQMTGFGGIVSFELKGDVETAKAFVRNLKLIKLAVSLGDAETLVEVPALMTHRDYPEEKLHEFGFSRKTVRISTGLEHPDDLIEDIERALKGVE; translated from the coding sequence ATCGTGGAAAATAAAGATCTTCATTTTGATACTCTTGCGATACATGCGGCTGAAAAAACCGATCAAAATCAAGCATTAAATCCACCTATATACATGACCTCGACGTTCACTTTTACGGACTTACAGCAAGCTGACGATACATTCAGCTTCAAACGAAAGGCATTTGTTTATACCAGAGGTGGGAATCCAACGATAAACCTTTTTGAAGCTAGAATGGCTGCTCTGGAATCCGGTGTTGATTCCGTAGCCTTTGCTTCTGGTATGGCGGCTATAACTTCTGTTTTGTTGTCCTTTGTTAAAAATGGTGATGAAATCCTTGCGCACAGAAACCTCTATGGTTCAACTTTTGGGGCTACCGCGCATCTTTTTCCGAATTATGGAATAATTACACGCTATGTGAACATGTCAGACTTAAAACAAGTTGAAAAGAGTATCACCCCAAAAACAAAGGTGCTTTATCTTGAAACTCCAACAAATCCATCTCTGGAGATAATTGATATTGCTGAGTTATCTAAAATCGCAAGAAATTATGGCATCAAAGTTGTTGTGGATAACACCTTTGCAACACCGTACTTTCAGAAACCCCTCGAACTTGGGGCTGACGTTGTTGTTCATAGTGCAACAAAATATATTTCCGGTCATGGGGACGTTGTTGCTGGTGTAGCAATTTCTAAAGATCAGGAGTACATTCACAGATTAAAGTTTGGCTATATGTGCGAATTGGGAGGTGTTTTGAGCCCATTTAATGCCTGGCTCCTCTTAAGGGGATTAAAAACACTTTCATTAAGAATGAAACGGCATGAGGAGAACGCTATGGCAATTGTGCGATATCTCAAAAATCATCCTCTCGTTGAAAAGATCATGTATCCCGGGTTAGAAGAACATCCTGGCCATGAGCTGGCAAGAAAACAAATGACTGGATTTGGTGGTATTGTCAGCTTTGAACTCAAAGGTGACGTGGAAACGGCGAAGGCTTTTGTTCGCAACCTTAAGCTTATAAAACTTGCTGTTAGCCTCGGGGACGCTGAAACCCTCGTTGAAGTTCCAGCTCTTATGACTCATAGGGATTATCCCGAAGAAAAACTGCACGAGTTTGGATTCTCGAGAAAAACCGTGCGAATATCTACCGGATTGGAACACCCGGATGATCTTATAGAGGATATCGAGAGAGCCCTTAAAGGAGTTGAGTGA
- a CDS encoding MDR/zinc-dependent alcohol dehydrogenase-like family protein, with translation MRALYFDEKLSMVEVPKPSPEDGEALIKVLAAGICNTDIEIVKGYMGFKGIPGHEFVGIVEKSADPRWVGKRVVGEINIACNECDLCKIGLKKHCRNIKVLGIKDWNGAFAEYLVLPVENLHEVPSKVSNRQAVFVEPLAAAIQILEQVHIKPTDRVCVIGDGKLGLLISLSLNAHGVKHILVGKHPEKMKIVSDRGVSTLFPGDVQSFDRFFDVVIEATGNQAGLETALNIIRPQGTVVLKSTYASKASVDLSKVVVNEINIIGSRCGPFEPALQLLEKDLIDVNPLVSQVLPFEKALEAFELAKTKGTLKVILEVEK, from the coding sequence ATGCGTGCCCTGTACTTCGATGAGAAGCTTTCCATGGTCGAGGTTCCAAAACCATCTCCAGAAGATGGCGAAGCACTTATAAAGGTTTTAGCAGCAGGTATATGTAACACGGATATTGAGATAGTGAAAGGTTACATGGGATTCAAAGGCATTCCAGGTCACGAGTTCGTTGGAATTGTTGAAAAGTCCGCTGATCCACGTTGGGTGGGGAAACGTGTTGTCGGGGAGATCAATATAGCCTGTAATGAGTGTGATCTGTGTAAAATAGGGTTGAAAAAACATTGTCGGAATATAAAGGTACTCGGTATAAAGGACTGGAATGGAGCCTTCGCTGAGTATCTTGTTCTCCCCGTTGAAAACCTTCACGAAGTCCCTTCGAAAGTTTCTAACCGCCAAGCAGTTTTTGTAGAACCTTTAGCTGCCGCTATTCAGATACTGGAACAGGTCCACATCAAACCAACAGACAGAGTTTGTGTTATTGGTGATGGTAAACTTGGCCTGTTGATTTCTCTTTCTTTGAACGCCCATGGTGTAAAACATATTCTTGTTGGCAAGCATCCTGAAAAAATGAAGATAGTTTCTGACAGAGGCGTAAGTACATTGTTTCCTGGTGATGTTCAAAGTTTTGATAGATTTTTCGACGTTGTTATCGAGGCCACCGGGAATCAAGCCGGTTTGGAAACGGCTCTAAACATCATCAGACCCCAGGGAACAGTAGTATTGAAAAGCACTTATGCGTCAAAAGCTTCTGTTGATCTCTCTAAAGTTGTGGTTAATGAGATAAATATAATAGGTTCAAGATGTGGTCCATTTGAGCCAGCCTTACAACTTTTGGAGAAAGATTTGATTGACGTAAATCCCTTGGTGTCCCAGGTTCTTCCCTTTGAAAAAGCTTTAGAAGCTTTTGAACTGGCGAAAACCAAAGGGACACTTAAAGTTATTCTAGAGGTGGAAAAATGA
- a CDS encoding YjjG family noncanonical pyrimidine nucleotidase yields the protein MKYEIVYFDLDGTLLDFERSEAEALTALMASGGYSLNAKELALYKEINKKWWKALADGKYSKEYIVVARFQEFFETIGFNKITPEEASKSYLIELSKRAYFLPGAEKFLLKLKKTGKRMAAITNGVDLVQKNRSKIANLDRFFEFILTSEKVGKAKPAPDIFFEAAKISGVPIDRSLYVGDNLETDYVGAKNVGMDFILYAPKGKGISKLNDLKIAKSYDELFEMIM from the coding sequence ATGAAATACGAAATAGTTTATTTCGACCTTGATGGTACCCTTCTCGATTTTGAGCGTTCAGAAGCTGAGGCTCTGACAGCACTCATGGCTAGCGGGGGATACTCTCTGAATGCCAAAGAACTTGCGCTTTATAAGGAAATCAACAAAAAGTGGTGGAAAGCCCTGGCAGACGGAAAATACTCCAAAGAGTATATCGTTGTTGCCCGCTTTCAGGAGTTTTTTGAGACTATTGGATTCAATAAAATTACGCCTGAAGAAGCTTCAAAGTCTTACCTCATCGAACTTTCAAAACGCGCCTATTTTTTACCAGGAGCTGAAAAATTTTTGCTAAAACTCAAAAAAACTGGAAAAAGAATGGCAGCAATAACCAATGGCGTCGATTTAGTCCAAAAAAACAGAAGCAAAATTGCTAATTTAGATAGGTTCTTTGAATTCATTTTAACTTCAGAAAAAGTAGGGAAAGCTAAACCGGCCCCGGACATTTTCTTCGAAGCTGCTAAGATTTCCGGAGTACCGATAGACCGTTCTCTTTATGTCGGTGATAATCTGGAAACGGATTACGTTGGCGCCAAAAACGTCGGAATGGATTTTATCCTTTACGCACCAAAGGGAAAAGGAATATCGAAACTAAACGATCTAAAAATCGCCAAAAGTTATGACGAACTGTTTGAAATGATTATGTGA
- a CDS encoding carbohydrate kinase family protein: MIVVIGNINFDIIARTSRSENREENRVTSLRLVLGGTAANTAVQLSRLGNEVALIGAVGDDLFGDWLIKELENRKVYTKGIKKLSTYHTGLCFANVADKGERYLYTYRGANEAFIPELSDFPESELYYLAGLSVKQAEHVVRTLEEKPIFYSPGGIVTFESPERVLRIARNVDTLFLNEAEWGFLKEYGEPKAKRVIVTRGHLGSTSIKDGIKAPAYKIDVVDTTGAGDAFAAGFIHALLREENAPIEDCLSFGNVMGAMVCSHYGATGEFTIRDIRKFIEEREFSLLKYL, from the coding sequence ATGATAGTTGTTATAGGGAACATAAATTTTGATATTATAGCCAGAACATCGCGATCAGAAAACAGGGAAGAGAATCGTGTAACCTCTTTAAGACTCGTTCTCGGTGGGACTGCTGCCAATACAGCTGTTCAACTCTCCAGGCTTGGAAATGAAGTGGCTTTAATAGGGGCTGTTGGAGACGATCTTTTTGGGGATTGGCTTATAAAAGAACTTGAAAATCGTAAGGTTTATACAAAAGGTATAAAAAAATTGTCGACATATCATACCGGTTTGTGTTTTGCAAATGTTGCGGATAAAGGCGAAAGATACCTTTATACTTATAGGGGAGCAAATGAAGCATTTATTCCTGAGCTTTCTGACTTTCCTGAATCAGAACTTTACTATCTCGCGGGGTTATCGGTGAAGCAGGCAGAGCATGTTGTTAGAACCCTTGAAGAAAAGCCAATTTTTTACTCGCCTGGAGGAATCGTGACTTTTGAAAGCCCCGAAAGGGTTCTTAGAATTGCAAGAAATGTGGATACATTGTTTTTAAATGAAGCGGAATGGGGGTTTCTAAAAGAATACGGGGAGCCAAAAGCAAAAAGAGTGATAGTTACTCGCGGTCATCTGGGTTCAACTTCCATAAAAGATGGAATAAAAGCCCCGGCTTATAAGATAGACGTAGTTGATACTACCGGAGCCGGTGATGCTTTCGCCGCTGGATTTATACATGCATTATTAAGAGAAGAAAATGCTCCCATAGAAGATTGTTTGAGTTTTGGCAACGTTATGGGAGCTATGGTATGCTCACATTATGGTGCTACTGGTGAATTCACCATAAGAGACATCAGAAAATTCATTGAAGAAAGAGAATTTTCTCTTTTGAAATACCTATAA
- a CDS encoding efflux RND transporter permease subunit: MWKHILETFARKPISVFLLTISLILLGIVAWQDIPIDLFPNISFPYAAVVTPYLGAGPEEVEVNVTNPIEEAVGLVSGVKRISSRSFDSFSVVEVEFEWGTDISYAVSKIRELIDAFARDLPEDVDPIVVEFNPAMIPVYVVGIGTKEPNNIETLSKDLQQNLSRLDGVANVEILGIPDKEVLIDVDPEKLEKMEIPFDSVKIMLSAGTKYPMGKITEEDNVYPLSVSTKFASLKELEETIIGFRGMSRYINFQSLSSISDGLKLPPFFVPVRLKQVADVGIKQKEVRGGVRVNAESAAVLVVQKRGGMNTIKVAKKVRERLSLWKEEHPGVVIQTITDTSEFTNMAINGLFKNLLLGAIVATIVIYLFLRSVSATLAVTVSIPLSLLTAIMLMYFSKLNFDLMTLGGLTVAVGMVVDNSIVILEAIYRYLEEKMNPVEAASKGGREVVGAIFASTMTTLAMFVPFAFITGFAAQLFKFFAISLSFTLIASFFIAITVVPAFANIVKAKPSRDHRILKGYKRVLDKLLTHKKGVIIAFVIIFVISVFGLLSKGLEFIPEVDSGVLNVSFALPSNTPYTVVSKALEEIESYLMENKDELHIVSTYSVFGQPGTILSALRGIQENEADMQINLTPSNKRDKSSSEIAESLRSHIEKVMKKYNGSYKISSGAIEVESIFGTQIRVTFYDNDLEKLRQLAEEFARKLEKISGVIDVTTSFRKQQQVYELSIDRGKALTAGVFFMQALGAVQPYTVGINTGNIFIDGENIPIILHLKDSLNPDTIRKIKIPSFSAKDAYMGMIADLKKKVVPSTIFHRDGQRIAFVNASVFNRPLGDVVKDIENMVDSEYKAENRPEIGGQAANLQETVTQFLKAMIMGIILMYLIIGAQFESLVYPLVIFFTLPMALVGVALVVYLTGITVNVSTLMGMLTLAGITVNNGIVMITYINQLRERGMEKREAIIEGAARRSRPILMTTLTTIIALIPTAVSNAAGSELDRPMALTVVGGLLMGMVFTLFLIPLLYDIIDKISLRFTKKKTFSEKGIRC, encoded by the coding sequence ATGTGGAAACATATTTTGGAAACTTTCGCAAGAAAACCCATATCTGTTTTTCTCCTAACCATTTCATTGATTCTTCTCGGAATAGTTGCCTGGCAGGATATCCCTATAGATCTCTTTCCCAACATATCCTTTCCTTATGCTGCGGTGGTTACTCCCTACCTCGGAGCCGGGCCTGAGGAGGTTGAAGTCAATGTTACAAATCCCATTGAAGAAGCTGTCGGTCTTGTAAGCGGTGTTAAGAGAATTTCATCGCGTTCCTTTGACAGTTTTTCTGTTGTTGAGGTGGAATTTGAGTGGGGAACAGATATTTCCTATGCCGTTTCAAAGATCCGTGAGCTCATCGATGCCTTTGCCAGAGACCTGCCTGAAGACGTTGATCCAATTGTTGTGGAATTCAACCCTGCTATGATTCCAGTATACGTGGTTGGTATTGGAACGAAAGAGCCAAATAACATAGAAACACTCTCAAAAGATTTGCAACAGAATCTTTCACGTTTAGATGGCGTTGCTAATGTGGAGATTCTTGGAATTCCAGACAAAGAAGTCCTGATAGACGTCGATCCTGAAAAACTCGAAAAAATGGAGATTCCTTTTGATTCCGTAAAGATAATGTTGAGTGCAGGCACGAAATATCCCATGGGGAAGATAACAGAGGAAGATAACGTTTATCCCCTATCCGTCAGTACAAAGTTCGCATCCTTAAAAGAACTCGAAGAAACAATAATAGGATTTAGGGGAATGAGTAGATATATAAACTTCCAGTCGTTATCAAGTATTTCCGATGGACTAAAGCTTCCACCATTCTTTGTACCTGTTAGATTAAAACAGGTTGCTGATGTCGGGATAAAACAAAAGGAAGTTCGAGGTGGTGTAAGAGTTAATGCCGAATCTGCAGCCGTTCTGGTAGTACAAAAGCGTGGTGGAATGAACACAATAAAGGTAGCAAAGAAAGTTCGTGAAAGACTTTCACTATGGAAGGAAGAGCATCCAGGAGTAGTTATTCAAACAATCACGGACACGAGTGAATTCACCAACATGGCTATAAACGGTCTTTTCAAAAATCTTCTTCTCGGTGCGATAGTTGCGACAATAGTAATATACCTGTTTTTACGAAGTGTTAGCGCTACACTAGCAGTCACGGTATCCATTCCCCTTTCTCTACTTACAGCCATCATGCTTATGTATTTCTCAAAACTCAATTTTGACCTCATGACACTTGGGGGGTTAACTGTTGCCGTAGGGATGGTTGTTGACAACAGCATTGTTATACTCGAAGCGATATACAGATACCTTGAGGAAAAGATGAACCCTGTGGAAGCTGCATCAAAAGGGGGAAGAGAAGTCGTAGGAGCGATATTTGCTTCAACGATGACCACTTTAGCAATGTTCGTTCCTTTCGCCTTTATAACAGGTTTTGCGGCACAGTTGTTCAAATTCTTCGCGATTTCTCTGTCCTTTACCCTCATCGCTTCTTTCTTTATTGCAATAACGGTGGTTCCCGCTTTTGCTAATATAGTTAAAGCCAAACCGTCCAGAGATCACAGAATTTTAAAAGGATACAAAAGAGTCCTCGACAAACTCCTCACGCATAAAAAAGGCGTTATAATCGCGTTCGTAATTATCTTCGTTATTTCAGTGTTCGGGTTACTGTCCAAAGGGCTTGAATTCATTCCTGAAGTTGACAGCGGTGTTTTAAACGTCAGCTTTGCGCTGCCATCTAACACTCCCTATACGGTAGTCTCCAAAGCACTGGAAGAAATTGAAAGCTACCTTATGGAAAACAAAGATGAGCTACACATCGTTTCTACTTACAGCGTCTTCGGTCAACCCGGAACCATATTAAGTGCATTACGAGGTATTCAGGAAAATGAAGCCGACATGCAGATAAATCTAACCCCCTCGAACAAAAGGGACAAAAGCTCTTCAGAAATAGCCGAATCTTTAAGGTCACATATTGAGAAGGTAATGAAAAAATACAACGGTTCTTACAAGATATCCTCAGGTGCAATAGAGGTTGAAAGCATCTTCGGGACCCAGATCCGGGTAACCTTTTATGATAACGATTTAGAAAAACTCCGTCAATTGGCCGAAGAATTCGCGAGAAAGCTCGAGAAAATATCCGGTGTTATTGATGTCACCACGAGCTTTAGAAAACAACAACAGGTTTACGAATTGAGTATCGACAGAGGCAAAGCATTGACAGCTGGCGTATTTTTCATGCAAGCGCTTGGTGCGGTACAACCCTATACAGTGGGAATTAATACAGGGAATATCTTCATTGATGGTGAAAATATACCCATTATCCTTCACCTAAAGGATTCTCTGAATCCAGACACAATAAGAAAAATTAAAATCCCCTCCTTTTCGGCAAAAGACGCGTACATGGGCATGATCGCCGATTTAAAGAAAAAAGTCGTTCCATCAACCATATTCCATAGAGACGGCCAGAGGATAGCATTTGTAAATGCTTCGGTTTTTAATAGACCTCTTGGTGATGTTGTTAAAGATATTGAAAATATGGTCGATAGTGAGTATAAAGCTGAAAACAGGCCTGAAATTGGTGGTCAGGCAGCGAATTTACAGGAAACAGTGACGCAGTTTCTAAAAGCGATGATCATGGGAATCATTCTGATGTACCTGATAATAGGTGCACAGTTCGAATCTCTGGTTTATCCACTGGTAATATTCTTCACATTGCCAATGGCCCTGGTCGGAGTAGCTTTAGTAGTTTATCTCACAGGAATCACTGTGAATGTGAGCACGCTTATGGGAATGTTGACCCTTGCTGGAATTACTGTCAACAATGGAATTGTCATGATAACTTACATAAACCAATTAAGAGAAAGAGGGATGGAGAAGCGTGAAGCTATTATTGAAGGAGCTGCTAGACGATCAAGACCAATATTGATGACCACCCTGACTACTATTATTGCACTAATTCCAACAGCTGTTTCGAATGCCGCAGGTTCAGAACTTGACAGACCTATGGCTCTAACAGTCGTTGGAGGTCTTCTGATGGGAATGGTTTTCACCCTATTCCTCATCCCCTTGCTTTATGACATAATAGACAAAATCTCTCTCCGCTTTACTAAAAAAAAGACTTTTTCTGAAAAAGGTATAAGATGCTAA
- a CDS encoding glycoside hydrolase family 1 protein, producing MIGLKSFPAGFMWGVATAGHQIEGGNYFSDWYKWEMEGKVKNGDTSETACDSWNQLDRDLEILKKLSVKAYRYSIEWARVEPKLNKFDEESLNKYRDFTIKLVEANIKPIITLHHFVNPQWFAEIGGWESRENLRYFLRYVNKVVDTLGEFVPFWITINEPNVYAIKSYLMGEWPPEVKDRGRAFQVLKNLLIAHTEAYDIIKSRYPSAMVSVAYNFVPFYPYRKWHPLDIITAFTLNKTYNYAFLDSIKHGKFYKPIGSGEKNKKLKDKLDFIGVNYYTRYFVKYSKPEPELVDTGNKKTDMGYEFYPEGLRTIIMKCHKDYSLPILITENGIADATDEKRWKYIKKALEAVHKSLKGGAKVIGYMYWSLMDNFEWSEGYSMKFGLYKTKRNPLELVPRSSASKYADVIKNNALTDDD from the coding sequence GTGATTGGTTTGAAAAGCTTCCCAGCTGGATTTATGTGGGGCGTAGCAACCGCAGGCCATCAAATAGAAGGGGGAAACTATTTTTCTGATTGGTACAAATGGGAAATGGAAGGAAAGGTAAAAAACGGAGATACTTCCGAAACAGCTTGTGATAGCTGGAATCAACTTGATAGAGATCTTGAGATTCTCAAAAAATTGAGTGTTAAGGCTTATCGTTACTCCATAGAATGGGCCAGGGTAGAACCAAAACTCAACAAGTTCGATGAAGAATCTCTGAATAAATACAGAGATTTTACTATTAAATTAGTAGAAGCAAATATAAAGCCTATCATAACGCTGCATCATTTCGTCAATCCCCAATGGTTCGCTGAAATCGGTGGTTGGGAAAGCAGAGAAAATCTTCGTTACTTTCTTAGATACGTAAACAAAGTTGTTGATACCTTAGGAGAGTTTGTACCATTCTGGATAACGATAAATGAGCCAAATGTCTATGCGATTAAATCTTATCTTATGGGCGAATGGCCACCAGAAGTCAAAGATCGTGGACGAGCTTTTCAAGTTTTAAAGAACCTTTTGATAGCTCACACGGAAGCATACGACATAATAAAGTCCAGATATCCTTCTGCAATGGTCAGTGTAGCTTACAATTTTGTGCCTTTCTATCCATACAGAAAATGGCATCCGCTTGACATAATAACAGCTTTCACACTTAACAAAACCTACAATTATGCATTTTTGGACTCAATAAAACACGGTAAGTTCTACAAACCAATTGGCTCAGGAGAAAAAAATAAAAAGCTGAAAGATAAACTCGATTTCATTGGTGTTAACTACTATACAAGATATTTCGTCAAATACTCAAAACCTGAACCAGAACTTGTAGATACCGGGAACAAGAAGACGGATATGGGTTATGAATTCTATCCTGAGGGTTTGAGGACAATTATCATGAAATGTCATAAAGATTACTCTTTACCAATTTTAATAACGGAAAACGGCATCGCTGACGCCACCGACGAAAAACGGTGGAAATATATAAAAAAAGCACTGGAAGCGGTTCACAAGTCGCTTAAAGGAGGTGCGAAAGTAATAGGTTACATGTACTGGTCTTTGATGGACAACTTTGAGTGGAGCGAAGGCTACTCCATGAAGTTTGGTCTGTACAAAACAAAAAGAAATCCCCTCGAACTCGTTCCCAGGTCAAGTGCTTCAAAATATGCTGATGTTATTAAAAACAACGCACTTACAGATGATGATTAA
- a CDS encoding phospholipase, which produces MKKFLDVIILLLLAGTIFAWSGHDVLTYYILKSLNMDFSFEVPITVYSYENLETREYNLEKASFDDLLGKDYIPGEDNRLFKPVFENSKLENGKAPIWQILSVYSYEPDLGMDQNLELSNLQWMTGGSQGWRHMEYHLFWLRFGEVSESVAYFTELSKKAWEKGDPYWAFRFMGRAIHYFEDIGQPYHTFPAPFCELLKLMIDMNKWMTVFTNYHLVYDYYSGYLLWNQNAKVVEAIKTAKPIKITDPRKDALRLRIYARRKLHKIYYEMKKIMKDDLEVSSEFMPSPAYFDLLTVEGKTKKLEELTADLLGKVASYIKGYLIYMNEEMRWEDNLH; this is translated from the coding sequence ATGAAGAAGTTTCTGGATGTAATTATCCTCTTACTTCTTGCTGGCACCATATTTGCCTGGTCTGGCCATGACGTTTTAACGTACTATATTCTTAAAAGCTTAAACATGGATTTCTCTTTTGAAGTACCGATAACCGTGTATTCCTACGAAAATCTTGAAACAAGGGAATACAACCTTGAGAAAGCTTCCTTTGATGATTTACTCGGTAAAGATTACATTCCCGGTGAAGACAACAGACTTTTTAAGCCTGTTTTTGAAAACTCAAAGCTTGAAAACGGGAAAGCACCTATCTGGCAAATCCTTTCAGTTTATTCATACGAACCCGATCTTGGAATGGATCAGAATCTTGAGCTAAGCAATCTGCAGTGGATGACAGGAGGTAGCCAGGGTTGGAGGCATATGGAATATCATCTGTTCTGGCTACGTTTCGGAGAAGTTTCGGAAAGCGTGGCATACTTTACCGAACTTTCAAAAAAAGCGTGGGAAAAAGGAGACCCTTACTGGGCTTTCAGATTCATGGGGCGGGCGATACATTACTTCGAGGACATAGGACAGCCCTATCATACCTTCCCGGCTCCATTTTGCGAACTTCTAAAACTCATGATCGATATGAATAAATGGATGACTGTGTTCACCAACTACCATCTGGTATATGACTATTACTCTGGATATTTACTCTGGAACCAAAATGCAAAAGTTGTAGAAGCAATTAAAACAGCAAAACCGATCAAAATAACTGATCCCAGAAAAGATGCCTTAAGGTTAAGAATATATGCAAGAAGAAAACTCCACAAAATTTACTACGAAATGAAAAAGATCATGAAGGATGACTTGGAGGTTTCTTCTGAATTCATGCCAAGTCCAGCTTACTTTGATCTTCTAACCGTCGAAGGAAAAACCAAAAAACTTGAGGAATTGACAGCCGATCTCCTTGGAAAAGTTGCTTCTTATATTAAAGGCTACCTCATCTACATGAACGAAGAAATGCGTTGGGAAGATAACCTACACTAA
- a CDS encoding 4Fe-4S binding protein yields the protein MKNIRRFFLVVLVIFFTYILFADSFPGDLDFNLPGSQTQIQDQVQQSSYWKHDLLWKTLAVGGLSAIGIWITLRRAFKYRKVLMIVSIAILGFLFGGVLCPVTTVQNVLFKYETAYLLMFLIPVIISFIFGRIYCGYVCPFGGVQELLYMKKYGKKVPYKTDKLLRYVKYIVLAIVVIAALSAGRVFSGFTPFKSLFTFEFAIIGILITTVFAILSIFIYRPFCKYLCPYGALMAFASRFSIFKVKKNDSCVNCNLCLKKCPMGAMETPGEVSDECIMCGECCCACPKNSLEIKSGGD from the coding sequence ATGAAGAATATAAGGAGATTTTTTTTAGTAGTGCTAGTGATTTTTTTCACGTATATACTCTTTGCCGATTCATTCCCAGGTGATCTTGACTTCAATCTTCCTGGAAGTCAAACACAAATCCAGGATCAGGTTCAACAGTCTTCTTACTGGAAACATGACCTGTTGTGGAAGACACTCGCTGTTGGTGGCCTTTCAGCGATCGGAATCTGGATAACTTTGAGAAGAGCCTTCAAGTACAGAAAAGTTCTCATGATTGTTTCTATAGCAATTTTGGGGTTCTTGTTTGGAGGTGTGCTTTGTCCTGTCACGACAGTACAAAACGTGCTCTTTAAGTATGAGACCGCTTATCTTCTGATGTTTCTGATACCAGTGATTATAAGTTTTATCTTTGGCAGGATTTATTGTGGATATGTTTGTCCTTTTGGAGGAGTACAGGAATTACTTTACATGAAAAAATATGGCAAGAAAGTTCCGTACAAAACAGATAAACTTTTGAGGTATGTGAAATACATTGTTCTTGCTATCGTCGTAATAGCTGCACTTTCAGCCGGGAGGGTTTTCAGCGGATTTACTCCCTTCAAAAGTTTGTTCACTTTTGAATTCGCGATAATTGGTATTCTTATAACCACTGTATTTGCTATTCTGTCAATTTTCATCTACAGGCCTTTCTGTAAATATCTTTGCCCTTACGGAGCTTTGATGGCTTTTGCTTCAAGATTCAGTATATTCAAAGTGAAGAAAAATGATAGTTGTGTCAACTGTAATCTGTGTTTGAAAAAGTGCCCTATGGGTGCTATGGAAACACCTGGTGAAGTTTCAGATGAATGTATAATGTGCGGCGAATGTTGTTGCGCTTGCCCAAAAAATTCCTTAGAGATTAAATCTGGAGGTGATTGA
- a CDS encoding Nif3-like dinuclear metal center hexameric protein, translating to MKIFEIENYLNEILEPWNYTDYCYNGIQIEGRHEVKKVAVGVSFNKAFIDHALEERVDMLLVHHGIFGSGFFSLKGYIKRRVEKVIKNDLTLMGYHLPLDAHREYGNNATILKLLGLEPGEQVEVGYIGEYEEAVSFDDFYKRLKQIFPNQPILKYVNSDFVKKVCVISGGAAGDLRKVEGKVDTFITGEVKEQTRDEAREMGINFINAGHYATETFGVKNLGKLLEENLGLEVVFIDVWNEV from the coding sequence ATGAAAATTTTTGAAATCGAAAATTATCTAAATGAGATTCTGGAACCATGGAATTACACCGATTACTGTTATAACGGAATACAAATCGAAGGAAGGCACGAGGTAAAAAAGGTAGCTGTTGGCGTTTCCTTTAACAAAGCTTTTATCGACCATGCTCTCGAAGAAAGGGTTGACATGCTCCTTGTACACCATGGGATATTTGGAAGTGGTTTCTTTTCACTCAAAGGATATATAAAACGCAGGGTTGAGAAGGTCATCAAGAACGATCTAACCCTCATGGGCTATCATCTTCCGTTAGATGCTCACCGGGAATACGGTAACAATGCAACCATATTGAAACTTCTCGGTCTCGAACCCGGTGAACAGGTTGAAGTCGGATACATTGGTGAGTACGAAGAAGCAGTCTCATTTGATGATTTTTATAAGAGATTAAAGCAAATTTTCCCGAACCAACCGATATTAAAATACGTGAATTCTGATTTTGTAAAAAAAGTTTGCGTGATTTCCGGTGGTGCAGCAGGTGACCTCAGAAAGGTTGAAGGAAAAGTTGATACATTTATTACTGGCGAAGTGAAAGAACAGACAAGAGATGAAGCCAGAGAAATGGGAATCAATTTTATCAACGCGGGGCATTACGCCACAGAAACCTTCGGCGTTAAAAATCTTGGAAAGCTCCTCGAAGAAAACTTAGGTCTGGAAGTAGTTTTTATAGATGTTTGGAATGAGGTCTAA